GGTTCAAACTCATGCACACAAGTGTGAACCCACAAATATACATGAATAAACCAGTATGTATGTAAATACATGTGCTGATTTGACTAAATGCCTTACCTTCAGAGGATTTGCCAGTAACATAATCTGGGTAATAGAAGCTGGAGGCAGGATAGGATTGAATGGAGCCAAATCAGTTCCTGATGGAGGCTGTAACTTCACTTTCATTGTCTGTGAACGAACAGAACTCAGTCAATGCTCATGTTGTGGATTTCAATTTAATTTCAGGGCCTCCTGTATACCTGGTGATAAACGTGTCTCCCAGGAACTTTGGAAATCCTTGTGGATGCGGATCCCTATTATTCCCCACTCAGCCCAACTAAATATCACCCAGTCGTGACACTCCAACTTAAGATTCATCCAAATCCCCATCTTACAAATTTAAACAAGTTTATGATACAGTAAAGTATAAACAGCACTAGAATAAGAGCCTTGTCAGAGTTAAAGATCAGATTGATGCCTCTAAGTTTGCTTGAAATCTTTGTGCTTAATACTCCAAGCTGGTGTTTACACTCCACATGAGCCATCTTCATCTCATCCTAACgtatgggggagagagagggggaagcagGGAGATAGAAAGGGCAAAGGAAAGACAGAGGAGGGAAAAAGTGAGTGGGAGgtagagggaaagaaagagaggaggagagcaagagagtgagtgagaaacagcacagacagatcaagcagggggagaaagagacagacaaatGAGGAGACAGATGCAGAACAAAGAGTGGCACACAGCAGACACAGCAAGAGTGAAGAGAGAAAGTCAAAAGTCAAGAGAAAGACAGATGGAAAGATAGAATAAATGAtaagaggggaacagaaagacaGTCAATTGTCATATGGAAATTGGATGCCCTGTTTCTCTAACATGGTGACGCTCAAAGGCAAATTATTGATTGTGAAGCTTGAGGGTAATCTGAGTATAGTAAAGTCCTAGTGAAAGGGCACATTTTGTGCTTATTAATGATCCAAGATTAATATTGATTTTTGGCTCCCACCTTGGGTACAGCAGCCTGCAGAACCACATTGGTAATAGGCAAGGATGAGGTGCTGATCATGGAGATGACAATCACAAGCACATCCAGTCTTGCAGGAGGACAGTCCTTTGCAAAGTGCAGGAGGATCCGGAAACCATTTTTGTCATACGCAGTCACAGGATGAACATTACCTATAATGAGAACATACACTACAGTCAGACAATCAAATTGAAAGAATTAATTAGTCCCACACCGAGACTTTCACATATTCCAGCAAATGTTTTCCTTCAAGCActtatccagttctcttttgaaagttattcATGATTATGCTTCCAATTAGCCTTTCAGGCAGCACAGTTCAGCCCATTACAGCTCAAAGTGTAAAAGGACTCATGCCACCATTTGATTTCCAATGTGTTAGTATCTGATCCTCCTAATGGCTTGTCGCCTATCAACCTGGACATTGTAAATGTTGGTAGGCTGGTCAACCTCAGAAGACATCATAATCAAACTTGAGTTTGCAGACAGAGGGGCCTGAGTGGTGGTCAAGAGCAGTAATCCTATTTGAAGTTTCCTCTTCCCTGAGCAACACTGAGATTAAAGACCCCGACTTAGATGAATGATCATTAAAGTCCAACTTGAGCAAAGTTGTGTGTATAGAAATcaacgctgcaaatgtgttgctggtcaaagcacagcaggccaggcagcatctcaggaatagagaattcaacgtttcgagcataagcccgtcagatgaagggcttatgctcgaaacgtcgaattctctattcctgagatgctgcctggcctgctgtgctttgaccagcaacacatttgcagctgtgatctccagcatctgcagacctcattttttactactgtATAGAAATCAATATTTGTATTtaagatttttatttaaaaagttcttTTGAGAGGTTGTATCAATTCTAAACTGAATCAATTATAATTTTCCTGGAGAACAAGAAATACCAGTTCAAAATACTTGGCAATGCTTGACCTGGAAACAGTTTTGACAACAAGAAACATAAGGCTGAAAGCCATGTGGTTGGCAGACACAGAGGAAAACTGCAGGCAAAAGGCGAGCAGCCAACAATTGTTAAAGGACATAACAGGATATAGATTGATTGGCAACTTGAGcatggaaatggctgatggagtttaatccagacaaatatgaggtgatgcattttggaggatcaaatttAAGTGTGAAGTATACTGTAAACTTAGTTTTCTGTTCGACAGTAAAGAATAGAGTTCCAAAAgcttgttagagttctttgatgaagtgaccaggaaggttgacgagggcaagGTGGTTGACGTAGTCTAtatggttttcagtaaggccttagataagattccacataataggctgctctggaaggttagatcacatggaatccagggcgagctggcaaattggatacacaattggcctgatggtaggaagcagagggtaatattgTAAGGATGCTTgatggactggaggcctgtgactagtggagtgcctcaggggtcggtgctagGCCCAATGATGTTTGTTAtgcatatcaatgatttggatgagaatgtgcaagacatgattagtaagtttgctgatgacactaaaataggcagtattgtggacagtgaggaaggttatcagaaattgcagcagaaccttgatcagctggagaagtgggccaagaaatggcaaatggagtttcaaatagataagtgtgaggcttgtagtttggaaagtcaaatcaaggtaggggtttcatggtgaatggtagggcctttaGGAGTGCAGAAGGATCtcagttcaggttcacagttctctgaaagtgagtaacaagtagacagggcagtgaagtaggcttttggcacactggtcaATCAGTCAAGACATTGAATACAGaaattgggaaattatgttgctgaggccacacttggagtattggtcaccttgttatgggaaggatgttattaaactggaaagaatgcagaagaaatttacataGATGTTggctggactcaatggtctgagttataggaagaggttgaacaagctaggacaattttctttagaatgtaggagactgagggtggatcttataaaagtttataagatcatgagaggcatagatagggtgaatgcactgagCCTTTTTCCCCGGGTTGGGAAATCGAAGACGggaaggcatcagtttaaggttagaggggaacgaacaaaagggaatctgagggccaatgtttttttaaacagagggtggtacacatatgaagTGAACTGTCAGCAGAACTGGTTGAGGCGaatacattcacaacatttaaaaggcatttggacaaatatatggatgggaaagaattagaaggatgtggtaaaaacaatgactgcagatgctggaaaccagtttctggatcagtggtgctggaagagcacagcagttcagacagcatccaacgacgtttcgggcaaaagcccttcatcaggaataaaggcagtgagcctgaagcgtgcagagataagctagaggagagtgggggtggggagaaagtagcatagagtacaatgggtgagtgggggagggaatgaaggtgataggtcagggaagagagggtggagtggataggtggaaaaggagctaggcaggtcggacaagtccagacaagtcatggggacagtgctgagctggaagttcggaactagggtgaggtgggggaaggggaaacaaGGAAACTgttgtgaagtccacattgatgccctggggttgaagtgttctgaggcggaaagggagtggcggtgaaggaggcccagggcctccatgtcctcggcagagtgggagggggagttgaaatgttgggccatggggcggtgtggttgattggtgtgggtgcgactgcattggcgccacctcgtgctcccgcgaggaggttgagcaattcatcaacttcaccaacacattccaccctgaccttaaatttacctggaccatctctgacacctccctccccttcctggacctctccatctccattaatgacgaccaacttgacactgacatttttttttacaaacccaccgactcccacagctacctggattacacctcttcccaccctacctcttgcaaaaatgccatcccgtattcccaattcctccgcctccaccgtatctgctcccaggaggaccagttccaccacagaacacaccagatggcctccttcttgagagaccgcaatttcccttcccacctggttaaagatgccctccaacgcatctcgtccacatcccgcacctccgccctcggaccccccccccctccaccgtaacaaagacagaacggccctggtgctcaccttccaccatacaaaccttcgcataaaccaaatcatccacctacatttttgccacctccaaaaagaccccatcaccagggatatatttccctccccacccctttccgccttccacgttccctccgtgacgacctggtcaggtccacacccccctacgacccaccctcccatcctggcactttcccctgccaccgcaggaactgtaaaacctgcgctcacacctcctccctcacctctatccaaggccctaaaggagccttccatatccatcaaagttttacctgcacatccgctaatatcatttattgtatccgttgctcccgatgcggtctcctctacattggggagactgggcacctcctagcagagtgctttagggaatgtctccgggatacccgcaccaatcaaccacaccgccccgtggcccaacatttcaactctcccgcccactctgccaaggacatggaggccctgggcctccttcactgctgctccctcaccaccagacgcctggaggaagaacgcctcatcttccgcctcggaacacttcaaccccagggcatcaatgtggacttcaacagtttcctcatttccccttcccccacctcaccctagttccaaacttccagctcagcactgtccccatgacttgtccgacctgcctagctccttttccaactatccactccatcctcctccctgacctatcaccttcatcccctcccccactcacccattattctctatgctactttcttcccacccccacccttctctagcttatctctccacgcttcaggctcactgcctttattcctgatgaagggcttttgcccaaaacgttgattttgctgcactttggatgctgcctgaactgctgtgctcttacagcacCACTGACTTAGAAAGATGTGGGACAAGTGTAGGCAAATGGGTTAGCATGGACTGACATTTTagccagcatggaccagttgggccaaaggacctgtctccatgctgtagaatACTGCCATTCTAAGCTCTTGAGCACAAGGTACAGAAGAGCTAAAAGGGACTGAAGACTGAAAGCAGTGTGAACAGTTCAGATATGTGGAAGATGAGTATAAATTAGAAGAACAGGATTGAGAGTTTAAAAATTGTGCCATTAGTACTGACGTGACCTGAATAAGAGACATAAGTGTGTTCCTTGCCTAATCATATCTGGGACTTCGGATAGAATATAAGTGCCAATTTATGAGGGTCAAAGGCCAGCTCTATGAAGAGGGAAAGCAAGAAATCCTCTTCTGTACCAGAGGCAGAGTTAGAAGGAATGTCAGACTTTTTGGGAGTGATGTGGATGCTTGTGACTGAATGTGACACACCTTTGTTGGATTGACTAAAGTGAAATTAACCTTTCAGATGAAGTATTATTTCCCTGTTAATTCATGTGTAATTTGCATAGCTTTAGACGTGTATTAAAGAAAGAGCTACAAAAAGTACAATCTTGATGGGTGTTTTTGGATGGGGGGGGCGCTGTCAATCAgtaaattttgtttttttgttttttggaTTCTCCATGGAATTAGTATTCAGCGGTTTATAGTATAAATCTGTCCCAATTTAGTATCCAATTGCCTCTCAAGCATAAGCCACTGGACTGATGCTGTGAATGTATTTCATATTTACAGTGGGGAAGCACTCCTCTGCGATTGCTgccaaagcatttgacaagaccGTGGTTgagtttactctgtatccaatCCTTACCTAACTTGCCCTGTAGAGAGAGCATTACTCTGATTCTAACTTGTGCTGTGCTTGCCCTGGGAGAATTCGATGATGATTGTGTAGAGAGAACTTGAGTCTGTGTCTAACTCTGTTCTAtaaatggcaggggagtggcttGATGAAGTTGTGTGAAAGGAAAAAAAGTTCCACTTCTTAGAAGAATCACAAAACCAAATCAAAACTGATGAAAATGTTTCCAATTTTATTCTTGAGCAATGCTTTTCCTGACTAGCTATCCTGAGCCACCAATTCCTGAATACCCCCCATCCAAAGTTTGCTCTGAAGTGGATGTTTATAAGACCATTTGACAATTTTTAACTGCCTACACACTGAAATGAACAGGCTTCACACAACAGTGAACTAAGTGGGGTCTGGCATTGAGAGTGGAATTTCAAACTCCAATATCACAAACATAAGTACCtagacagagtgggagagaggaaaTTTGCAGTTTTCTAACCTGTTCATTACACAAGTTTTCAAGGGAACATGATTCTATTCCATCCCATTTTGCACAGATCTTTGAGATACTCACTTGGTTTAATGGTCTCCAGAGGAACTGTCACATTGCTCAGTGACATTTCTGGAAAAGCACTTCGGAGAGGACTGGATGGCTGAGGGGAGAGTGAGCGGAACAGGGGACTGCTGGGGGCTACAGAGGGTGTACTGTGCCCACTGCCCGCTGGTGCCCCAGGGACAATGCCCACCATACCAGAAGCACTAGAGTCAGAAAAGAAAATAGGGTTATTTACTTGTGAAACAGCCTACATTTTAGCCTTGCTATAAATTTCTCCTAAATTATTGCCTTATCCAGACAGGATAATAAAGGCAAATCAGATCAGGAGAATTTAATAATGATATATGAAATTAACCCTTATCCCACAAAACCTCTCCCCCTTTTTCTCCATTCACTCCTCTGCTATCCATTCCCTGCCATTCCAAACcgttccccctttctctctgccaCCTCCTCCCCACTCACAACTCCATTTATTACCCCCTATTTCCTCTCACTtgtccctttcccccaccttacAGATAAATACTGTCCCTCACAAAAGGATATAAGTAACAAAAAGCACTGACTTACCTTTTGACCTCTTCTAGAACCTTCTGACCAAGCATATCCAGTTCCCGCATACTGCTACTGAGTGCCGTTTGGGAACAGGAGCTGGAATGGAGCAAGGCACCTGGAATCGGGGGCTCCAGGGGAGGCGTTGGAAACACAGAGACTGGGTTAGACTGAGGGACACTGGCAGCAGTGTTCATGAGCAAGGGGACCACTGGGGCATGTGGAATTGGAGGTACCCCAGTGAATGGCAGGAAATTCTGAGCTGGACACTGGTTTAATGTTCGAGGTACAGACTGCAGCAGAGGAGTGATGGAGGAAACGGGCCCATCAGCAGCTGGAGGCCCTgagaaggggtttgggacagAAGCTTCAACCTGGAATAGAAAACCCAATTAATGGAAAAAGCATCTGGTGACACCTATAAAACATTAAACAGAGCCACACACTGACCCTGAAGGAGGCTAGGTCAGAATGCCATAGAGTCAGGATGGGAAGGGTAGGCAGAGAGAAGGGCAACAGAGCAAGAGGTGAATGAGGAAGGACCATGCTGCACGAGGAGGGTTTGAAGACAACAGGCCGTGGCATGAGAGAAagcttttttttggggggggggtagTGATGGGAGGAGACTGGGTAAAATTTTAAATGGGGGTGAGCGGGAGGTGGACAGGGAAGGACTGAGCGAATTATTCTACCTGAAAACTGTTCCACAGAGACTCTCCAGAGTCTTTGTCAATCTCAGAACTTGATGGAGGGTCATTCAGTCCTGAACAGGAAAAGACAAAATATATCCCAGGTTTGAATTGTGACACTGATTAATGTGGAACTGACTAAACATTTTTGTCCTCTACCTACGCCCATCCATAACGAACGAGCGGCACCAACTGACAGCCAGTGGCTGAATCTCTGTGATTCTCTGCCCAGCCCCGCAGTTAGTGGAAAATTTAGAGCCAAGCCCACTCCTGGTCTGGTGTGAAGAAGCCAGTAGTGACCTGGACTGACTGTATGTCATTCAGTAGGTTCTGGGGTCAATGAAGCATCTCACTGTCTGATGGCCTGGTACCCACTGGGGACCATCAAGTCTCACAATGCCCAGACAAGGGCAGAAATTGGTAAATGATTTCAGAGAAGTAACTGCATGGTGTTAGATGTTCAGTTTTGGCAAACAGGGTAATTTACATACAACTGTGTCTGTCCTCTTTCTGCGGCTGAAATCTAGTAGCCATGTTCCATTTGCCGATGGCAAGAAGCTAAGAGCTCACAGCTTTTCTGAATTTCAGGCTGTAACCCAATATTGCCCAAGACGGAAGGCCAGGTACCAATACAAATGGCACAGTTGTTCCACCTTCACCAATGGATATTTGTCACACTAACACAGGGGGCAGAGCCACATGGCTGGACCAGAGTCAAATTAACTTTATCGTGCACTCTTTAACATTTCCCAACTCATACCAGGAATCCACCTGAATACTGCCACTGAAAAACCCTCCTGACATTAGAACAGGACTACTGAGCTCTCAGTCTAACCCTAGCTGCCAAGTCTAGAACAATACTTTACGATAAGAGGTTGAGGATTACTGACATCTAGCAGTGTGCAGGTTGCACATTACCCAGTGAAAGCAGCTCCACATCCAGCAGTCCAACGGAACTGGGAGGTTGCTTGACCACATTTGGCAGGCTGGCAGCTCGGGAGCCAGGATCGGTGGAGACTTGTGGTGGAGGCGGAATGATGGGAAATACCGGTGAGATGGTGGGATAAGTCTTTTCTGAGGGAACATCCAGTCCAGCCAGATCGATTAGTGTCTCAGTGTTAGTCACTCCACTCTTACCTGCAAGACACAAACACATAGTCAGCTGATTAAACCCAAGCACAGCAGACAACTCCCTTGAACTTTAAATGACTGTTCTACAGGTTTAACTTTTAAAcgatcattttaaaattaatttgggtAACTGTACACAGCTTTCCTAGCTCACAGCCCTGTATTTGGAGCACAAAAGTTAGGTGCAAATAGAGATAGGAAAGTTGCTTTATAATAACAACTTGGAAACAGTTGTTATCCAAGGCAGGACTGTAAAGTTTCAGGTTATAGGCTCAAGTTCTGAActgggacttgaactcacaaTGTTTTAACTCGAAGGAAAGAGTATTATTCACTGATAGCATAATGAAAGAATCTGATTCAGAATATACCTGACAAAAAGGTACACGTTAAAAAAGGTGCCCATTACTTCGGCCTGTTCATCACATGTATTTCCGCCCTTGTGAATATTTACAGTGCTAGGTGCTGCTTACAGATCTAAACAAATTACCTGATGGTCTTGGAAGTTCAGGCAGGTCAAGCTCTCCATTTACAGCCTGCCCTTGAACCACTTTTTTGTAGGAGTTTATTGCTCTTGAAAGGTCATCGCTGGCTTGTAAAATCTCACCTATAATCAAATAACAAAACCAGGATAAATGTACAGTATACCCAACTGGgggctgcctgatctgctgtgcgcCCAAATCAGGGATCTACTGGAGGCTGAAGATTTTGTAAACAGTCACAACTTGAAATACTGAAACCTTACTGCTTGTAAAATTCAAAGCTACATAACTTTTCTGAGTTCAAGTGTCAGGAGCTGTGATATCACTGTCTGTATTCAGTGCTGACAGTCCCTGTTAGCAGTCTGACCCAAAGCTTCCTGGGAGTTGATCCACTCAGTCCTGTATCGACTGGACCTGGAATATaaccaccatgtgtcagatatgATAGTTACTCTCCTGAACTGAGATACTTGTCTCTTTTGCTCATTTGTGATTTTAATTTCGGACAAGGTTAACTGAATAAATATTTCAAGAGTCAAGGCAGCCAAAGGGCTATATGCCACTTTCAGAGGAAAGTGAGCAGACAAAACAGTTGTTACAGTTGAACACAATTTAATCTGTATTATCAATACAAAATAATGTCCAACCTCACTTCCTCATATCAACAGCCATCTTACACAACATAACACAATGACTTCTGACCATCCCCTTGGATTTCACTCTTTGTTGCAATAAAGCTCTTACAGCTTTCCATTAAAAAGTCCTTCTGGAAGACTGAGTACCTCAACTGTAGCTCATAGCCAGAAAGTAATCAAAGGCATTTTAATGCAATGGGTGTAACATATTTTTCAACTATAGAGATGGATTTTATGACTTATTATTTACGATCAATGTTGGAAACTTCAAAAGCTCCATCACAGGTACCTGACATTTCACAGTACCTTTTAGCCTATATTAATGCATATGTTTTGAAACAAATACAAAATTCTTATTTCCTCAAAATATCGTAAAATGTGTACTTAAACAATTAGTTAAATTAAGCTCACTAAAATAACAACAGGTTGAAAGCACAGCAAGATGGTCAGGAAATAAATATTACATCAGAAACTATACTTTTCTCTAACAGGTACTGGGAAACTTTATTTGATTCAGTATTTATCTTTTGGGTACCTATTTCCGATCAATCCAAACTAGAAACATGGGGAGTTAAATATGCTGCTCCCACCCTATACTTGCCAAATATAACTCCCTCCAATTTGCCACActgttttgaaggtgctgtttctctctctaactGCACATGACAGAAATACTAGAGACTGCTTTGTGGGGAGGGAAACATTTCTTTTGTCTTTCAATGGAGCAGTCTAACTTTTTAAACCTCCACTGAAAGGTCACAAACGCATTGTATTTTATGTTGTACAAGCAGATAACTCCCGATCACTGGACCCATACTTCTTGTGAAATCATACCTTCAAAGGTGTGAACTTGCTTAGACCTTGAACCTTAGGATTTACAGAAAACTTTGGCCTCCTGAAGATTTAAATTGTAAGGTCATTGAGTAACTGAGCCAAAAGTCTCAGGTTGAGCCTATGAGAATTGACTGCAATCAAATCAGGGGGATGAGTTCTACAATTGGACTCAGCATTGCTGGATTGAATGCATGGATCTGAGGAGCACATGAGTATATTATGGTGTGAGCAAggatgtgtgagtgcatgtggaGGAGAATGAGGCAGGTTGAATTTGCAATTCAGTGATACCTTCGTGAACGATATTAGATACATAACTACTAAACAAGGATAAAATAGATTTCAGTTGTGCTGTCCCACCATGTTGCTGAAGGTTGATGACATTTAATAAACATATCTCTGGACAAGATATGGGACAGTACCAGGGAAGTGCAAGAGTCAACATTCTGAGTGAAGGAGGAAATGGAGGCATTGATAAGGGATAGCCAAATCCCATCCAATTACAGCTTGAAGAGAAACTTCCTGACCTACCTAAACTGTTGTCATTATCCTCAGTCTCGCTTGCAAGTTTGAACAATGTCCGTCTCATCTTCTCACATCGCTCATACAATTCCTGAAAAGCAGCAGAATGTATGTTATCCATTTGTGTACAGAGTCCAGCATCAGTTTCCTTGTTGGAAGCTCTCTGCACCCTTTGTACAACAGTGTGCATTAATACACTGCTTCTAACATCAAAAAACCATCCTAAGTTGTTTCACAGAGCATACGGAAACAAATGTAAACATGGATCTCAAGAAAGAACTACTAGGAGTGGTTACCAAAGGCTTTGGTTAAACAATGGGGTCTGAAGAGGAGATGGAGTAAAATTTAGAGAGGAAATTTCAGATGTGAAGTCTTGGTAACGTGCAAAACTTGTGGAACTAGAACGAAGAGAGAGAACTCAGAAGGTTGTAGGAAGTTACAAAGATAGACAAGATAAATAAACTGAAGCAATTTGTTTACAAGGAGCACAATCTAAATTGGAGATGTTGTAGAATTGGGCATGAAACAGGGGTGCTGGGTGAATAGGATTTAGTGCAAGATAGGACTATAGGTGGCACAGCATTATATGAACTCAAACTTATGTAAGAGAGCAGATGGGGGGCAGCACCAAGATTGTATTGGAGTAGTTGAATCTAGATATAAGCAAACTATGTGTGAAAGTGTCTACAGAAGGTGAACTGCAACAAGGCAGATGATAAATACATGAGCGTGCGCGTGCACTGCTTGTGCGCATGCTTTGGGATTACAAATTAAACGATAGCACTCAAAAATAAAGTAAGGAGGATTTAAGGATGGGAAAAGGGTGTTCAGGATTACCGTCATCAGCTCTTTGTCCCCTTCTGTTGATTCCTCCTTGTTATAATGAGCCAGCATTT
Above is a window of Hemiscyllium ocellatum isolate sHemOce1 chromosome 25, sHemOce1.pat.X.cur, whole genome shotgun sequence DNA encoding:
- the gga3b gene encoding ADP-ribosylation factor-binding protein GGA3; this translates as MAEGESLESWLNKATNPANRQEDWEYIIGFCDQVNKELEGPQIAVRLLAHKIQSPQEWEAVQTLTVLEACMKNCGQRFHNEVGKFRFLNELIKVVSPKYLGDRVSEKVKTKVIELLYSWTVALPEEIKIKDAYQMLKKQGVLQHDPQIPVDKTLILSPPTRPKNAVFEDNEKSKLLARLLKSKNPADLQEANKLIKNMVKEDEARMQKITKRLNTLEEVNNNVRLLNEMLAHYNKEESTEGDKELMTELYERCEKMRRTLFKLASETEDNDNSLGEILQASDDLSRAINSYKKVVQGQAVNGELDLPELPRPSGKSGVTNTETLIDLAGLDVPSEKTYPTISPVFPIIPPPPQVSTDPGSRAASLPNVVKQPPSSVGLLDVELLSLGLNDPPSSSEIDKDSGESLWNSFQVEASVPNPFSGPPAADGPVSSITPLLQSVPRTLNQCPAQNFLPFTGVPPIPHAPVVPLLMNTAASVPQSNPVSVFPTPPLEPPIPGALLHSSSCSQTALSSSMRELDMLGQKVLEEVKSASGMVGIVPGAPAGSGHSTPSVAPSSPLFRSLSPQPSSPLRSAFPEMSLSNVTVPLETIKPSNVHPVTAYDKNGFRILLHFAKDCPPARLDVLVIVISMISTSSLPITNVVLQAAVPKTMKVKLQPPSGTDLAPFNPILPPASITQIMLLANPLKEKVKLRYKLTFTMGQQLCSEMGEVDQFPPAEKWGCL